A single window of Synechococcus sp. CBW1004 DNA harbors:
- a CDS encoding HpsJ family protein, translating into MAAASASRFSPLLRWMGITLVVLLLFQMLAVLTIWDWNEEPFRQLVVERLITQSPMALMGLLLMYLSSRLENGTESRTPLLWTVCIISGLLAVLLTASLPVSFGGDQIMQQQSDQQLAAKRGQLEMARQQSKDPALLQQLIKQAEATGQIPPGATEDQKLQSARSFVDRQLDQLESQVKQAEQTSRIALGQRRFANSGGAVVLIIAFTILCLGCVL; encoded by the coding sequence GTGGCCGCCGCCTCTGCCTCCCGTTTCAGCCCACTGCTGCGCTGGATGGGGATCACCCTGGTGGTGCTGCTGCTGTTCCAGATGCTGGCAGTGCTCACCATCTGGGACTGGAACGAGGAGCCCTTCCGCCAGCTGGTGGTGGAGCGTCTGATCACCCAGTCGCCGATGGCGCTGATGGGGCTTCTGCTGATGTATCTGTCTTCCCGCCTGGAGAACGGCACTGAGTCGCGCACGCCACTGCTCTGGACCGTGTGCATCATCAGCGGTCTGCTGGCCGTGCTGCTCACCGCCTCGCTGCCGGTGTCATTCGGCGGCGATCAGATCATGCAGCAGCAGAGCGACCAGCAGCTGGCCGCCAAGAGGGGGCAGCTGGAGATGGCGCGTCAGCAGAGCAAGGATCCGGCCCTGCTCCAGCAGCTGATCAAGCAGGCTGAGGCAACCGGCCAGATCCCTCCCGGAGCGACCGAGGACCAGAAGCTCCAGTCGGCCCGCAGCTTCGTGGACCGTCAGCTCGATCAGCTCGAGTCCCAGGTCAAGCAGGCGGAGCAGACCTCCAGGATCGCCCTCGGACAGCGCCGCTTCGCCAACTCCGGTGGTGCGGTGGTCCTGATCATTGCCTTCACGATCCTCTGCCTCGGCTGCGTCCTCTGA
- a CDS encoding NAD(P)/FAD-dependent oxidoreductase yields the protein MPPMLPSPVSLVVAGGGPAGFLAAITAAETAPGSSVLVLEATPEPLHKVLISGGGRCNVTHACWEARALVGHYPRGGRALLGPFSGFAPAEAVAWFAERGLELVQEDDGRLFPRTNRSSSVVDCLRRAAGRAGVVLRTGASLQSAEALPQGGFRLRLRGGEELFSERLVLATGSHPSGHRLAGSLGHALVQPVPSLFTLRLQGGLLAGLAGVTQDPVELELQPDGLTSRFRQRGPLLITHWGVSGPAVLRLTAFAARDLRQSGYRGTLRIDWSGGRREPELQECFARLRREQARRQLATARPWPELSRRLWVALLEAQGVDPQRRWADLGRQPQQALIRALRDTGLEVVGKGPFGEEFVTAGGVPLGEVNTATMESRLTPGLYLVGELLDVDGITGGFNFQHCWTSGWLAGRAIGA from the coding sequence ATGCCTCCCATGCTGCCCAGCCCTGTGTCCCTGGTGGTGGCGGGCGGTGGGCCGGCGGGATTTCTGGCAGCGATCACGGCCGCCGAGACCGCTCCCGGTTCCTCCGTTCTGGTGCTGGAGGCCACCCCCGAGCCCCTGCACAAGGTGCTGATCAGCGGCGGTGGCCGCTGCAATGTCACCCACGCCTGCTGGGAGGCCCGCGCTCTGGTGGGCCATTACCCCAGGGGTGGCAGGGCGCTGCTGGGTCCTTTCAGCGGCTTCGCGCCGGCAGAGGCCGTCGCCTGGTTCGCCGAGCGTGGCCTGGAGCTGGTGCAGGAGGACGACGGCCGCCTTTTTCCCAGGACGAACCGCTCCAGCTCGGTGGTGGACTGTCTGCGCCGCGCCGCCGGGCGGGCCGGCGTGGTGCTGCGCACTGGTGCCTCCCTGCAGAGTGCCGAGGCTCTGCCCCAGGGGGGCTTCCGGTTGCGGTTGCGCGGCGGGGAGGAACTGTTCAGTGAGCGGCTGGTGCTGGCCACGGGCAGCCATCCCAGCGGCCATCGCCTGGCCGGCTCCCTCGGCCATGCCCTGGTGCAGCCGGTGCCGTCCCTGTTCACCCTGCGGCTGCAGGGTGGCCTGCTGGCAGGCCTGGCCGGGGTGACCCAGGATCCGGTGGAGCTGGAGCTGCAGCCCGATGGCCTCACCAGCCGGTTTCGCCAGCGGGGTCCGCTGCTGATCACCCACTGGGGGGTGAGCGGTCCGGCCGTGCTGCGCCTCACGGCCTTCGCCGCCCGTGATCTGCGTCAGAGCGGCTACCGGGGGACGCTGCGGATCGACTGGAGCGGTGGCCGCCGCGAGCCTGAGCTGCAGGAGTGCTTTGCCCGGCTGCGCCGGGAGCAGGCCCGCCGTCAGCTGGCCACTGCCCGTCCCTGGCCGGAGCTGAGCCGGCGCCTGTGGGTGGCCCTGCTGGAGGCGCAGGGCGTCGATCCACAGCGGCGCTGGGCCGACCTGGGCAGGCAGCCGCAGCAGGCCCTCATCCGCGCGCTCCGCGACACGGGTCTGGAGGTGGTCGGCAAGGGGCCCTTCGGCGAGGAGTTCGTCACCGCCGGCGGCGTGCCCCTGGGGGAGGTGAACACCGCCACGATGGAGAGCCGGTTGACGCCAGGGTTGTATCTGGTGGGGGAGCTGCTGGATGTGGATGGGATCACCGGCGGCTTCAACTTCCAGCACTGCTGGACATCCGGCTGGCTGGCGGGGCGGGCGATCGGAGCCTGA
- a CDS encoding RNA-binding protein has protein sequence MSIFVGNLPFRAEQEDVIELFAPFGEVANCSLPLERDTGRKRGFAFVELVDPELETKAIDALQGAELMGRPLRINKAEPKGTSAPRRGGYGGGGGGGYGGGGHGGGGYGQSDRGSGARGWEDRSYGGGGDRGGDPYEAGRVRRRRSGGGDDGGGYPGAEG, from the coding sequence GTGAGCATTTTCGTCGGCAATCTTCCCTTCCGCGCCGAGCAGGAAGACGTCATCGAGCTATTCGCACCCTTCGGTGAGGTGGCCAACTGTTCGCTTCCGCTGGAGCGCGACACGGGACGCAAGCGCGGTTTCGCCTTTGTTGAGCTGGTCGATCCTGAACTGGAGACCAAGGCGATCGATGCCCTGCAGGGCGCTGAGCTGATGGGCCGTCCGCTGCGCATCAACAAGGCGGAGCCCAAGGGCACCTCCGCCCCCCGTCGCGGTGGTTACGGCGGCGGGGGTGGCGGTGGATATGGAGGGGGTGGTCACGGCGGTGGCGGCTACGGCCAGAGCGACCGGGGTTCCGGTGCACGCGGCTGGGAGGATCGCAGCTATGGCGGTGGTGGTGATCGCGGCGGCGATCCCTATGAGGCCGGCCGGGTCCGTCGCCGTCGCAGCGGCGGTGGCGATGACGGTGGCGGCTATCCCGGCGCCGAGGGCTGA
- the ftsY gene encoding signal recognition particle-docking protein FtsY, which produces MVFDWFRRTAADAEKPPAVAEQAPAAAPPPQEDAPATATPEPAPAAAAAASLSATAAGSTPAGELSSGSAAESPPPPVGAVDEAALDWARQAYARLKAQQQSQQVGSPPATPGSTAGEALSTAAQPPSPSAAAIALPASPAPGEAEAPADTSTAAPEPSPLASPVAPLPSAQSAPGSSAPVPAPSQTAAAASEPLSAGLPPQAPAAEIGLPGQPAARMQAPEAASAIAAHDNINAAASAPLSGEAPGLSLLERAAAQRQQRLKELSAVAPPPAEPAAASVPAPPPTPAAAPSPVVEESSEPTLGAFDDTFTWSAEVLAAQGRRVEEISIEEIDWLGRLRQGLEKTRRNFVSQLLENLGDDPLTPEVLDDLETTLLRADVGVQATDQVLDALRRRLNEEVVDPAEGLRFLKQQLRDLLEAPISASEAPLLVPQRGRLNIWLMVGVNGVGKTTTLGKLANLAVRSGYSCLIAAADTFRAAAVRQVQVWGERSDVPVVSNPSSNADPAAVVYDAIGAAKARGTELVLVDTAGRLQTKHNLMEELSKVRRIIDKLAPEAVIESLLVLDASQGQNGLRQAMAFASAAGLTGVVITKLDGSARGGVALAVASEAGLPIRFIGAGEGIRDLRPFNSFEFVEALLAGSR; this is translated from the coding sequence ATGGTGTTCGACTGGTTCCGGCGGACCGCCGCCGATGCTGAGAAGCCCCCGGCGGTGGCTGAACAGGCTCCTGCGGCGGCCCCGCCCCCGCAGGAAGACGCTCCTGCGACCGCCACCCCTGAGCCTGCACCCGCCGCCGCCGCTGCGGCGTCCCTGAGCGCCACTGCGGCCGGTTCAACCCCGGCAGGGGAGCTGTCCTCAGGGTCAGCGGCTGAGTCCCCACCACCACCGGTCGGTGCGGTGGATGAGGCGGCCCTGGACTGGGCCCGCCAGGCCTATGCCCGCCTCAAGGCCCAGCAGCAGAGTCAGCAGGTCGGTTCTCCGCCTGCGACACCTGGATCCACGGCTGGCGAGGCCCTCTCCACCGCTGCCCAGCCGCCATCACCATCGGCCGCAGCCATCGCGTTGCCCGCGAGTCCCGCTCCCGGCGAGGCTGAGGCGCCTGCCGACACCAGCACAGCTGCGCCTGAGCCGTCGCCCCTGGCGAGTCCTGTCGCGCCGCTTCCTTCTGCGCAATCCGCGCCTGGGTCCTCCGCCCCGGTTCCTGCCCCATCGCAGACAGCAGCGGCGGCCTCTGAGCCGCTTTCCGCCGGCCTGCCGCCCCAGGCCCCGGCAGCGGAGATCGGGCTGCCCGGCCAGCCTGCCGCCCGGATGCAGGCGCCAGAGGCGGCGTCCGCCATCGCGGCGCACGACAACATCAACGCAGCGGCATCCGCTCCCCTCTCCGGTGAGGCTCCGGGGCTGTCGTTGCTGGAGCGTGCCGCGGCTCAGCGCCAGCAGCGTCTGAAGGAACTCTCCGCTGTGGCTCCTCCTCCTGCCGAGCCTGCTGCCGCCTCCGTTCCGGCTCCCCCTCCCACTCCAGCCGCTGCCCCGTCGCCCGTCGTCGAGGAGTCCAGCGAGCCCACGCTGGGTGCCTTTGACGACACCTTCACCTGGTCTGCCGAGGTGCTGGCCGCCCAGGGCCGGCGCGTCGAGGAGATATCGATCGAGGAGATCGACTGGCTCGGTCGCCTGCGCCAGGGTCTCGAGAAGACGCGCCGCAACTTCGTCAGTCAGCTGCTCGAGAACCTCGGTGACGACCCTCTCACCCCCGAGGTTCTCGACGACCTGGAAACCACGCTGCTGCGCGCCGACGTGGGGGTGCAGGCCACCGATCAGGTGCTCGATGCCCTGCGTCGCCGCCTCAATGAGGAGGTGGTCGATCCGGCCGAAGGTCTGCGTTTTCTCAAACAGCAGCTGCGCGACCTGCTGGAGGCCCCGATCAGCGCCAGTGAAGCGCCGTTGCTGGTTCCCCAGCGCGGTCGGCTCAACATCTGGTTGATGGTGGGTGTCAACGGCGTCGGCAAGACCACGACGCTCGGCAAGCTGGCCAACCTGGCGGTTCGCAGTGGTTACAGCTGCCTGATTGCCGCCGCGGACACCTTCCGCGCCGCCGCTGTGCGGCAGGTGCAGGTCTGGGGGGAGCGCAGCGATGTGCCTGTGGTCTCCAACCCCAGCTCCAATGCCGATCCGGCGGCCGTCGTCTACGACGCCATCGGGGCGGCGAAGGCCCGTGGCACCGAGCTGGTCCTGGTCGACACCGCCGGGCGGCTGCAGACCAAGCACAACCTGATGGAAGAGCTCAGCAAGGTCCGACGCATCATTGACAAGCTGGCGCCTGAGGCGGTGATCGAATCGCTCCTCGTTCTCGACGCCAGTCAGGGTCAGAACGGGCTGCGCCAGGCGATGGCCTTCGCCAGCGCCGCAGGCCTCACCGGCGTGGTGATCACCAAGCTTGACGGCAGTGCCCGCGGCGGCGTGGCCCTCGCGGTGGCCTCGGAGGCGGGCCTGCCGATCCGTTTCATCGGCGCCGGCGAGGGCATCCGCGATCTGCGGCCGTTCAACAGCTTCGAGTTCGTCGAGGCCCTGCTGGCCGGATCGCGCTGA
- the queG gene encoding tRNA epoxyqueuosine(34) reductase QueG, with the protein MTSAPEPGREGWSALAAALKQEARRLGFDPVGLADARESPRLQLRNAALERWLKAGHHASMGWMEDPRRHQLEALLPGVRSVLAVGLSYYVRAPLQPGHLRVARYGWGRDYHRVIDKRLRQLGRWLEGRVPGVRWRACVDAAPLLEKAWAEQAGLGWIGKNGNLIHRRRGSWLLLGHLLTTLELPADTAAEPHCGACSRCLDACPTGALPEPFVVDARRCIAFHTIENREPQLPEAVGQRLQGWVAGCDICQEVCPWNGPDLESSSDPDVQPRPWLLELNGPQALIWSDQEWEERLRASALRRIRPWMWRRNIRQALEAIPPEPAPADGIRQNG; encoded by the coding sequence ATGACCAGCGCGCCGGAGCCGGGTCGTGAGGGGTGGAGCGCCCTGGCCGCAGCCCTCAAACAGGAGGCCCGGCGTCTCGGTTTCGATCCGGTCGGGCTGGCTGACGCCAGGGAAAGTCCGCGACTGCAGCTGCGCAACGCCGCCCTTGAACGCTGGCTGAAGGCCGGACACCACGCCTCGATGGGGTGGATGGAGGATCCGCGCCGGCATCAGCTGGAAGCCCTTCTCCCAGGTGTGCGCAGCGTGCTGGCCGTGGGACTCTCCTATTACGTGAGAGCCCCGCTGCAGCCGGGCCACCTGCGGGTGGCCCGCTACGGCTGGGGCCGGGACTACCACCGCGTCATCGACAAACGTCTGCGCCAGCTGGGCCGCTGGCTGGAAGGGCGCGTGCCGGGGGTGCGATGGCGGGCCTGTGTCGATGCGGCGCCATTGCTGGAGAAGGCCTGGGCGGAGCAGGCCGGCCTGGGCTGGATCGGCAAGAACGGCAACCTCATTCATCGGCGCCGGGGGTCCTGGCTGCTGCTGGGCCACCTGCTGACGACGCTGGAGCTGCCGGCCGACACGGCTGCCGAACCGCACTGCGGGGCCTGCAGCCGCTGCCTCGACGCCTGTCCCACCGGGGCCCTGCCAGAGCCGTTCGTGGTGGACGCGCGTCGCTGCATCGCCTTCCACACGATCGAGAATCGCGAGCCCCAGCTGCCGGAGGCGGTGGGTCAGCGGCTTCAGGGCTGGGTGGCCGGCTGCGACATCTGTCAGGAGGTCTGCCCCTGGAACGGCCCCGACCTGGAGAGTTCCAGCGATCCGGACGTGCAACCGCGGCCCTGGCTGCTGGAGCTGAACGGGCCGCAGGCGCTCATCTGGAGCGACCAGGAGTGGGAGGAGCGGCTGCGGGCCTCGGCCCTGCGGCGCATCCGCCCCTGGATGTGGCGCCGCAACATCCGGCAGGCCCTCGAGGCGATACCACCGGAGCCTGCGCCCGCGGACGGGATCCGCCAGAACGGCTGA
- a CDS encoding DUF502 domain-containing protein — protein MAPSSPRTDQPLGSRLQQDLKNDLIAGLLVVIPLATTIWLATTVSRFVLAFLTSIPKQFNPFNTLNPLLQELINLGLGLLVPLLGILLIGLMARNIVGRWLLEFGEGTLLRIPLAGSVYKTLKQLLETFLQGNTNRFRRVVLLEYPREGLYALGFVTGTIGSAVQSGFPETMLSVFIPTAPNPTTGWYAVVPESSVRDIELSVEEAFRTIISAGIVSPDERDASANNRSFSSLLAQLRAPQLS, from the coding sequence TTGGCGCCCTCCAGTCCCCGAACGGATCAACCGCTGGGCAGCCGTCTCCAGCAGGATCTCAAGAATGATCTGATCGCCGGTCTGCTGGTGGTCATCCCTCTGGCCACCACCATCTGGCTGGCGACAACGGTCAGCCGTTTCGTGCTGGCGTTCCTCACCTCAATTCCCAAGCAGTTCAACCCCTTCAACACGCTCAATCCGCTGTTGCAGGAGTTGATCAATCTCGGCCTCGGTCTGTTGGTTCCCCTGCTCGGAATCCTGTTGATCGGCCTGATGGCCCGCAACATCGTCGGGCGCTGGCTGCTGGAATTCGGGGAGGGCACCCTGCTGCGCATCCCTCTGGCCGGATCGGTCTACAAGACGCTGAAGCAGCTGCTGGAGACCTTCCTGCAGGGCAACACCAACCGCTTCCGTCGCGTCGTGCTGCTGGAGTATCCCCGTGAGGGCCTCTATGCCCTGGGCTTCGTCACCGGCACCATCGGCTCGGCCGTTCAGTCAGGCTTCCCGGAGACCATGCTCAGCGTGTTCATCCCCACGGCTCCCAACCCCACCACGGGCTGGTATGCGGTGGTTCCCGAGAGCTCCGTACGGGACATCGAGCTGTCGGTGGAGGAGGCGTTCCGCACGATCATCTCGGCCGGCATCGTCAGCCCCGACGAACGGGACGCCTCGGCCAACAACCGCAGCTTCTCCAGTCTTCTGGCCCAGCTCCGCGCCCCCCAGCTCTCCTGA
- the argH gene encoding argininosuccinate lyase produces MVSNPPSPSAAAGGVTGSSAGGWSDRFEQGLHPAIERFNASIGFDITLLQEDLDGSVAHARMLGACGVIEPDEAERLVEGLETIRAEAAAGSFQPGLADEDVHFAVERRLIELLGPLGKKLHTGRSRNDQVGTDLRLWLRRRIDDLDRALLRFEAALLAQAEQHAETLIPGYTHLQRAQPVCLAHHLLAYIAMAERDRQRLADVRRRVDLCPLGAAALAGTPVPIDRRHTAAALGFADLYDNSLDAVSDRDFAVEFMAAASLVMVHLSRLSEEVILWASEEFGFISLSDRCATGSSLMPQKKNPDVPELVRGKSGRVFGHLMGLLTMIKGLPLAYNKDFQEDKEALFDGVRTCLDCLEAMAILFEEGLQFRPERLERAVESDFSNATDVADYLVGRGVPFREAYQLVGGLVKDCLRRGVLLRQLSLEEWQALHPAFEEDIHAAIAPRQVVAARRSEGGTGFEQVRRQLQRARLLLQESSGSAPDATG; encoded by the coding sequence ATGGTCTCCAACCCCCCGTCCCCGTCGGCTGCTGCGGGCGGCGTCACCGGCAGCAGCGCCGGCGGCTGGAGCGATCGCTTCGAGCAGGGGCTGCATCCCGCCATCGAGCGCTTCAACGCCTCGATCGGCTTCGACATCACGCTCCTGCAGGAGGACCTCGACGGTTCGGTGGCCCACGCCCGCATGCTCGGGGCCTGTGGCGTGATCGAGCCCGACGAGGCTGAGCGGCTGGTCGAAGGTCTGGAGACGATCCGCGCCGAGGCGGCTGCCGGCAGTTTCCAGCCGGGCCTGGCGGATGAGGACGTGCACTTCGCGGTGGAGCGGCGCCTGATCGAGCTGTTGGGGCCGCTCGGCAAGAAGCTGCACACCGGCCGCAGCCGCAATGATCAGGTGGGTACCGATCTGCGGCTGTGGCTGCGCCGCCGCATCGATGATCTCGACCGGGCGCTGCTGCGCTTCGAGGCGGCCCTGCTCGCTCAGGCCGAGCAGCATGCCGAGACGCTGATCCCCGGCTACACCCATCTGCAGCGGGCCCAGCCCGTCTGCCTGGCCCACCATCTGCTGGCCTACATCGCCATGGCCGAGCGCGACCGTCAGCGCCTGGCCGATGTGCGCCGGCGGGTCGATCTCTGCCCCCTGGGGGCCGCCGCTCTGGCGGGTACCCCCGTGCCCATCGACCGACGCCACACGGCCGCGGCCCTCGGCTTCGCCGATCTCTATGACAACTCCCTCGATGCCGTGAGCGACCGTGATTTCGCCGTGGAGTTCATGGCGGCCGCCTCGCTGGTGATGGTCCATCTCAGCCGTCTGAGCGAGGAGGTGATTCTCTGGGCCAGTGAGGAGTTCGGTTTCATCAGCCTCAGTGATCGCTGCGCCACCGGCAGCAGCCTGATGCCCCAGAAGAAGAATCCCGATGTCCCCGAGCTGGTGCGCGGCAAGAGTGGTCGCGTGTTCGGTCACCTGATGGGCCTGCTGACGATGATCAAGGGCCTGCCCCTTGCCTACAACAAGGACTTTCAGGAGGACAAGGAAGCGCTGTTCGACGGAGTGCGCACCTGCCTTGACTGCCTCGAAGCGATGGCGATCCTGTTCGAGGAGGGACTGCAGTTCCGCCCCGAGCGGCTGGAGCGGGCCGTGGAGTCGGATTTCTCCAATGCCACCGATGTCGCCGACTATCTCGTCGGCCGCGGCGTTCCCTTTCGCGAGGCTTATCAACTTGTCGGTGGTCTGGTCAAGGACTGCCTGCGCCGTGGGGTGCTGCTGCGTCAGCTCTCCCTGGAGGAGTGGCAGGCGCTTCACCCCGCTTTCGAGGAGGACATCCATGCGGCGATCGCGCCGCGCCAGGTGGTCGCAGCCCGACGCAGTGAAGGTGGCACAGGTTTCGAGCAGGTGCGCCGGCAACTGCAGCGGGCCCGCCTGCTTCTGCAGGAATCGTCGGGATCGGCACCGGATGCGACAGGCTGA
- the dusA gene encoding tRNA dihydrouridine(20/20a) synthase DusA, protein MEPNYRFSVAPMLDCTDRHFRLLMRQISRHALLYSEMVVARALHHICREGPTGGDPGERQRRLERLLGFDPAERPLALQLGGDDPRLLAEATRLAADWGYDEVNLNVGCPSEKVQQGRFGACLMAEPEQVARCVEAMAAASPLPVTVKHRIGIDERDSYAELLTFVDIVAGGGAQRFAVHARKAWLQGLDPKQNRTIPPLRWDRVQQLKHDRPQLTIELNGGLEDLTSCQEQLHRVDGVMVGRAAYAHPLRWASVDAVVFGDTDREPVKASAVLRGLMPYAERWCAQGGRLWAFGRHLVHLVEGVSGARGWRNQLTREAGAANADARVLEQAALTLEQRGY, encoded by the coding sequence ATGGAGCCGAACTACCGCTTCAGTGTGGCGCCGATGCTGGACTGCACCGACCGCCACTTCCGGCTGCTGATGCGCCAGATCAGCCGCCACGCCCTGCTGTACTCCGAGATGGTGGTGGCGCGAGCCCTGCATCACATCTGCCGCGAGGGGCCCACCGGTGGTGATCCCGGCGAACGACAACGACGGCTGGAGCGCCTGCTGGGCTTCGATCCAGCGGAGCGGCCGCTGGCGTTGCAGCTGGGAGGCGATGACCCCCGGCTGCTGGCCGAGGCCACGCGGCTGGCGGCCGACTGGGGCTACGACGAGGTGAACCTGAACGTCGGCTGCCCCAGCGAGAAGGTGCAGCAGGGCCGCTTCGGCGCCTGCCTGATGGCTGAACCGGAGCAGGTGGCCCGCTGCGTGGAAGCGATGGCTGCGGCCTCACCGCTGCCGGTGACCGTCAAGCACCGCATCGGCATCGATGAGCGCGACTCCTACGCGGAGCTGCTGACCTTCGTGGACATCGTGGCCGGTGGCGGGGCGCAGCGCTTCGCCGTGCATGCCCGCAAGGCCTGGCTGCAGGGCCTCGATCCGAAGCAGAACCGCACCATCCCACCGCTGCGCTGGGATCGGGTGCAACAGCTCAAACACGACCGCCCGCAGCTGACGATCGAGCTCAACGGCGGCCTGGAGGACCTGACCAGCTGCCAGGAGCAGCTGCACCGGGTGGATGGGGTGATGGTGGGCCGGGCGGCCTACGCCCATCCGCTGCGCTGGGCGAGCGTGGATGCGGTGGTATTCGGTGACACGGACCGGGAACCGGTGAAGGCCTCAGCGGTGCTGCGCGGCCTGATGCCCTACGCCGAACGCTGGTGTGCCCAGGGAGGACGCCTCTGGGCCTTCGGCCGTCATCTGGTGCATCTGGTGGAAGGGGTGAGCGGTGCGCGCGGCTGGCGCAACCAGCTGACGCGCGAGGCCGGTGCCGCCAATGCAGATGCCCGCGTGCTGGAGCAGGCAGCCCTGACCCTTGAGCAGCGGGGCTACTGA
- a CDS encoding PP2C family protein-serine/threonine phosphatase → MSSTPPSRSVPPPLSVPPVSGGLTAAASLRQLLDSLSREQRRNQELLASLAFALRSFTNLNRFLELVPVVAARIVEADGALLVVFHPDGRLWRDHLQATPGERSAELLRRLLAYPDSQLQTQAGEEAAVALLDPLIQSLLGSPAVFATSVVGRGGPRGRLYVFSDRRGYSWSDIHRRHLQLVADLCGVSLENDLLRLDMQRHERLDRQMSIGAEIQAQLLPDRCPVIEGVELAARCRPAFQVGGDYYDFIPVRPDLIGRRRERGQWALVIGDVMGKGVPAGLLMTLLRGMLRAEVLSGLPPDRILRDLNRMAQEDLAHSHRFVTLFYSDFDPRRRRLRYANAAHNPPLLWRRQQGRIERLDASGLLIGLQSEADYGAAEVTLDPGDVLLYYTDGVTEAPGFSGERFDEERLLRAFHEACRSGLGAQGVLDQLFARLDRFVGPDHQLEDDASMVVLKVREEVMLPPLPPS, encoded by the coding sequence GTGAGCAGCACGCCGCCCTCCCGGTCGGTTCCGCCCCCGCTGTCCGTTCCCCCCGTGTCGGGTGGGTTGACCGCGGCCGCCAGCCTGCGCCAGCTGCTCGACAGCCTCAGCCGTGAGCAGCGTCGCAACCAGGAGCTTCTGGCCTCCCTGGCGTTCGCCCTGCGCAGCTTCACCAACCTGAACCGCTTCCTGGAACTGGTGCCCGTGGTGGCGGCCCGGATCGTGGAGGCCGATGGCGCCCTGCTGGTGGTGTTCCATCCCGATGGGCGTCTGTGGCGCGATCACCTGCAGGCGACCCCCGGGGAGCGCTCCGCCGAGCTGCTGCGGCGACTGCTGGCCTATCCCGACAGCCAGCTCCAGACGCAGGCCGGCGAGGAGGCGGCGGTGGCGCTCCTGGATCCCCTGATCCAGAGCCTGCTGGGTTCCCCGGCGGTGTTCGCCACCTCGGTGGTCGGTCGTGGTGGCCCTCGGGGACGGCTCTACGTGTTCAGCGATCGTCGCGGCTACAGCTGGAGCGATATCCATCGGCGCCACCTGCAGCTGGTGGCGGACCTGTGTGGCGTGTCGCTTGAAAACGATCTGCTGCGCCTGGACATGCAGCGCCATGAGCGGCTTGACCGGCAGATGAGCATCGGGGCGGAGATCCAGGCGCAGCTGCTGCCTGACCGCTGCCCGGTGATCGAGGGGGTGGAGCTGGCGGCCCGTTGCCGGCCGGCCTTTCAGGTCGGAGGTGATTACTACGACTTCATCCCGGTGCGGCCGGACCTGATCGGCCGGCGCCGCGAGCGGGGCCAGTGGGCGCTGGTGATCGGCGACGTGATGGGCAAGGGGGTCCCTGCCGGTCTGCTGATGACCCTGCTGCGGGGCATGCTGCGGGCCGAGGTGCTGAGCGGCTTGCCGCCGGATCGCATCCTGCGTGATCTCAATCGGATGGCCCAGGAGGACCTGGCCCACTCGCACCGCTTCGTGACGCTCTTCTATTCGGATTTCGATCCACGTCGGCGGCGCCTGCGCTACGCCAATGCCGCGCACAATCCCCCACTGCTCTGGCGGCGGCAGCAGGGCCGGATCGAACGGCTCGACGCCTCCGGACTGCTCATCGGTCTGCAGAGCGAAGCCGACTACGGAGCGGCGGAGGTGACGCTGGATCCCGGTGATGTTCTCCTCTACTACACGGATGGTGTCACTGAGGCCCCGGGTTTCAGCGGAGAGCGCTTCGATGAGGAGAGGCTGTTGCGTGCCTTCCATGAGGCCTGTCGCTCCGGTCTCGGGGCCCAGGGGGTGCTCGATCAGCTGTTCGCTCGCCTCGATCGCTTCGTCGGTCCGGATCACCAGCTGGAGGACGACGCCTCGATGGTGGTGCTCAAGGTGCGCGAGGAGGTGATGCTGCCGCCTCTGCCTCCTTCCTGA
- the nusB gene encoding transcription antitermination factor NusB, with product MQSQTLARELALLMLGQVNDRDGSGADARLAETSLETLLRQALTSLGQHLREVLDRSAAELQQAQQDLLDSELQQDGEARLPRVRQHLQDGLGHAEQVLNRLSASLELPRLLLLADQSEVHRGAIERARAVLRDRDSIDTRLDRVMEGWRLTRLPRIDRDILRLAVVDLEHFDTPPAVACNEAVELANRWSDEQGRRMINGVLRRFTTAQV from the coding sequence ATGCAAAGCCAAACCCTCGCCCGTGAACTGGCCCTGCTGATGCTCGGTCAGGTCAACGACCGGGACGGCTCCGGAGCCGACGCCCGGCTGGCAGAGACCAGCCTCGAGACCCTGCTCCGTCAGGCGCTGACCAGCCTCGGCCAGCACCTGCGCGAAGTGCTCGACCGCTCCGCCGCGGAGCTGCAGCAGGCCCAGCAGGATCTGCTGGACAGCGAACTGCAGCAGGACGGCGAAGCCCGTCTTCCGAGGGTGCGGCAGCACCTGCAGGACGGCCTCGGTCATGCCGAGCAGGTGCTCAACCGCCTCTCAGCCAGCCTGGAGCTGCCGCGTCTGCTGCTGCTCGCCGATCAGTCGGAGGTGCATCGCGGTGCCATCGAGCGGGCCCGGGCTGTGCTGCGCGATCGTGATTCGATCGACACGCGACTGGATCGGGTGATGGAGGGTTGGCGCCTCACCCGCCTGCCGCGCATTGATCGCGACATTCTCCGCCTGGCGGTGGTTGATCTGGAGCACTTCGACACGCCGCCCGCTGTGGCCTGCAATGAGGCGGTCGAACTGGCCAACCGCTGGAGCGATGAGCAGGGCCGCCGCATGATCAACGGGGTTCTGCGACGCTTCACCACCGCGCAGGTGTAG